A stretch of the Papaver somniferum cultivar HN1 chromosome 6, ASM357369v1, whole genome shotgun sequence genome encodes the following:
- the LOC113290325 gene encoding classical arabinogalactan protein 2-like: MKMSAVFAIFMIMGLLSTSSRAQAPAATPTVAPVPVASPPIAALVPAVSAVAPTVAPTVAPTVAPVVAPSVAPVVAPVTSPTPSPDTTTPTPSAEAPTPDTTTPTSAPGTAPASGPSADGPAADTPSSAYRFAAVGSAFVGTFVASVFLF; this comes from the coding sequence ATGAAGATGTCTGCAGTATTCGCTATCTTTATGATCATGGGTTTATTATCAACCTCATCAAGAGCTCAAGCTCCAGCAGCAACACCAACAGTTGCACCAGTTCCTGTTGCCTCACCACCAATTGCAGCACTAGTTCCAGCAGTTTCAGCTGTTGCACCAACCGTAGCCCCAACAGTTGCCCCAACCGTAGCACCAGTAGTAGCTCCATCAGTTGCACCAGTTGTAGCACCAGTTACATCACCAACTCCATCACCTGACACTACTACTCCTACTCCATCAGCAGAAGCTCCAACACCTGACACTACTACTCCTACTAGTGCCCCTGGTACCGCCCCTGCTTCAGGTCCAAGTGCTGATGGTCCAGCTGCTGATACACCATCAAGTGCTTACCGATTTGCTGCTGTTGGATCTGCTTTCGTTGGTACCTTTGTTGCTTCCGTTTTCTTATTCTAA
- the LOC113290327 gene encoding mucin-1-like: protein MKMSAVFAIFMIMGILSTSSRAQAPAATPKIAPVPVASLPTVALAPVPAVSSPTPSPSVAPVTSQTASPTSAPTPSTMSPSPDSNLTPAAAPVTPAAAPGPEADGILTDASSAHRFVAVGFAFVGIFVASVFLF, encoded by the coding sequence ATGAAGATGTCTGCAGTATTCGCAATCTTTATGATAATGGGTATATTATCAACCTCATCAAGAGCTCAAGCTCCAGCAGCAACACCAAAAATTGCACCAGTTCCTGTTGCTTCACTACCAACTGTTGCACTCGCACCAGTACCAGCAGTTTCATCACCAACACCATCCCCATCAGTAGCACCGGTTACATCACAAACAGCTTCACCAACATCTGCTCCCACTCCATCTACAATGTCTCCATCACCTGACAGTAATTTAACTCCAGCTGCTGCCCCTGTCACACCAGCTGCAGCTCCAGGTCCCGAAGCGGATGGTATACTTACTGATGCATCAAGTGCTCACAGATTCGTTGCTGTTGGATTTGCTTTTGTTGGTATCTTTGTTGCTTctgttttcttattctaa
- the LOC113290326 gene encoding uncharacterized protein LOC113290326 — MVNEIESSKGKVMEYDTQKKNPVYHLGSSDGPGTIITPIVMRGNNYDEWARAIRRSLIAKRKYGFIDGTIKRPEDPDQLEDWIAVQSTLVSWIGNTLELSVRSTLGDYEDASLLWAHLKRRFCVVSGTRICQLKASLSECKQKKTEGVAIYFGRLNKIWDEMVTYMKIPQCKCGQCTCNIASQVSMLREEDFLHYFLIGLDSVYSSLREQLLAREPLSSVDVAYQTIVNSERLKIGDGVVPTEMQENIMAFKVQADQRLLNSAYDPTKMVGRQTKEWQRRKNWRKRTCWKRR, encoded by the exons atggTCAATGAGATTGAATCATCAAAAGGGAAGGTGATGGAATATGATACGCAGAAGAAGAATCCTGTATATCATCTAGGATCGAGTGATGGACCAGGAACTATCATCACTCCAATAGTTATGAGAGGGAAtaattatgatgaatgggctagagccataagaagatcgcTGATAGCCAAGAGAAAATatggtttcattgatggaaccaTCAAGCGACCTGAAGATCCAGATCAGTTAGAAGATTGGATAGCAGTGCAATCAACGTTGGTGTCATGGATTGGTAACACGTTGGAGTTGTCGGTAAGATCAACCCTGGGAGATTATGAGGATGCAAGTCTATTATGGGCACACCTGAAGAGAAGATTTTGTGTTGTTAGTGGAACAAGAATATGTCAACTAAAAGCATCTTTAAGTGAATGTAAACAGAAGAAAACAGAGGGAGTTGCTATATATTTTGGCagattgaacaaaatatgggatgagatggtgacttatatgaagataccGCAATGCAAGTGTGGACAGTGTACATGTAATATCGCATCTCAGGTAAGTATGttaagagaagaagatttcttgcaCTATTTTCTGATTGGGTTAGATTCTGTATATAGTTCTTTGCGTGAACAATTGCTTGCAAGGGAACCATTGTCGTCTGTAGATGTTGCGTATCAAACCATTGTGAACTCAGAACGCCTAAAGATTGGAGATGGAGTAGTACCTACAGAGATGCAAGAGAATATTATGGCCTTCAAAGTGCAAGCTGATCAACGCCTACTTAATAGTGCTTATGATCCCACCAA aatggtggggagacagaccaAAGAATGGCAGAGGAGGAAGAACTGGAGAAAGAGGACGTGCtggaagaggaggtag
- the LOC113286691 gene encoding purine permease 1-like, translating into MKHIVENDQSNMKGGVLVSSNSHEHHHHQGADNKKKKKMKLVILIVNCILLSVAQISGPLLLRIYYLHGGQRKWLSSWLQTVAFPFLLIPISVSWFRSKSKSHDSRSISAIDVNPTTDRKLRFGGFSPKLFISCIFLGIIVGLDSFLYAYGVSYLPVSTSSLLMSTQLAFTAAFALLLVRQKFTPYSINSVVLLTLGAVVLAFHTNGDKPIGVSKAQYFLGFFLTLGAAALFGFMLPFIELVYRKASEAITYDLVMRMQFITSMVATVFCTIAMLINKDFQAISREAKGFELGETKYYIVLICTAVSMQCAVVGTLGVIHCATSLFSGVLMTLLLPIQQICAIFFFNEKFSAEKGMSLGLSIWGFASYFYGEYKQTKKKTNQHKAVSTKSQEIPDEV; encoded by the exons ATGAAACACATTGTGGAGAATGATCAGAGCAACATGAAAGGAGGAGTACTAGTATCCAGTAATAGTCATGAACACCACCATCACCAAGGAGCAgataacaagaagaagaagaaaatgaaactagTGATTCTAATAGTGAATTGCATACTCTTATCGGTAGCACAAATATCAGGTCCATTGCTGCTAAGGATTTACTACTTACATGGTGGTCAAAGAAAATGGTTATCAAGTTGGTTGCAAACTGTAGCTTTTCCATTTCTTCTCATACCTATCTCCGTTTCATGGTTTAGATCGAAATCAAAATCTCATGATTCTCGATCAATATCAGCAATTGATGTAAACCCGACGACTGACCGGAAGCTAAGATTTGGTGGTTTCAGTCCTAAACTTTTCATATCATGTATTTTCTTGGGGATTATAGTTGGTTTAGACAGTTTTCTATATGCTTATGGTGTAAGCTATCTCCCTGTTTCAACTTCTTCACTGTTGATGTCTACTCAACTAGCTTTTACTGCTGCATTTGCTCTACTTCTCGTTAGGCAGAAGTTTACTCCGTATTCGATTAATTCGGTTGTGTTGTTAACTCTTGGTGCTGTTGTTTTGGCTTTCCATACTAATGGTGATAAACCTATTGGTGTCTCCAAGGCTCAATACTTCTTGGGATTCTTTCTAACTCTTGGTGCAGCTGCACTATTTGGGTTTATGTTGCCTTTTATCGAGTTGGTGTACAGGAAAGCATCCGAAGCTATTACGTATGATCTGGTGATGCGGATGCAGTTTATAACTTCAATGGTTGCAACAGTTTTTTGCACCATTGCCATGTTAATCAACAAGGACTTTCAG GCTATTAGCAGAGAAGCAAAGGGTTTTGAACTTGGAGAAACAAAGTATTACATAGTATTAATATGTACAGCCGTATCGATGCAATGTGCCGTAGTGGGAACTTTGGGTGTAATACATTGTGCAACATCTTTATTCAGTGGAGTTCTTATGACACTACTCCTTCCGATTCAACAAATCTGtgcaatttttttctttaatgagAAATTCAGTGCAGAAAAAGGAATGTCATTAGGTCTATCTATATGGGGTTTTGCTTCTTATTTTTATGGCGAATATaagcaaacaaaaaagaagacgAATCAGCACAAGGCAGTATCGACTAAAAGCCAAGAAATCCCTGATGAAGTTTAA